The nucleotide window GATGCAGAAATCGGCCTACCTGGTGATCATGATGGTGCTGGTGCCGCTGGTGATTTTGAGCGGGCTCATGCTGATGAACGTCGGCCCGATGCGCGCCCTGGCGGTGCTCGTCGGCGGCATCAAGCTGGTCGCCTCGGTGCACTTCCTGCTGGCCTGCTCGCTGTGCGCCTTCCTCTTCACCCACGTCTACCTGGCCACTCTCGGCAGCTCGCCG belongs to Desulfuromonadales bacterium and includes:
- a CDS encoding cytochrome b/b6 domain-containing protein; this translates as MQKSAYLVIMMVLVPLVILSGLMLMNVGPMRALAVLVGGIKLVASVHFLLACSLCAFLFTHVYLATLGSSPLAYFKPMLTGWEEVKHDHDEEHGDGRAQDKIHQH